A stretch of Telopea speciosissima isolate NSW1024214 ecotype Mountain lineage chromosome 11, Tspe_v1, whole genome shotgun sequence DNA encodes these proteins:
- the LOC122646825 gene encoding mediator of RNA polymerase II transcription subunit 30-like isoform X1: MMEEKPVISNAKNTQELAEEGLKYLEDTIESAFQILSSINDELCNPALWSTTSATHSSNGNNSDVSDSTHHVETGGGTLEEARLRYKSSVASLREVLSAIPNSQKVKACETDSTIGTSESQEDQAEIEKLEKQVTNLRKELTDKNKHLKLLIDQLRDLITDISMWQSPCSV, from the exons ATGATGGAAGAGAAACCCGTGATTTCAAACGCAAAGAACACACAAGAATTAGCAGAAGAGGGGTTGAAGTATTTAGAGGACACAATTGAATCAGCATTTCAGATCCTTTCTTCCATTAATGATGAGCTCTGTAACCCTGCATTATGGTCAACGACATCTGCAACTCACTCTTCCAATGGCAACAACAGTGATGTTTCTGACTCAACACATCATGTTGAAACGGGAGGTGGAACCCTGGAAGAGGCTCGTCTTCGTTATAAATCTTCTGTGGCTTCTCTTCGAGAGGTTCTTTCGGCCATTCCCAATTCTCAAAAG GTGAAGGCATGTGAGACAGATTCCACCATTGGAACCTCAGAATCCCAAGAAGATCAGGCTGAAATTGAGAAACTTGAAAAGCAAGTGACCAATTTAAGAAAG GAACTTACAGATAAGAACAAGCATCTCAAGCTCCTAATCGATCAGCTTCGAGATCTTATCACTGACATTTCCATGTGGCAAAGTCCTTGTTCTGTTTGA
- the LOC122646825 gene encoding mediator of RNA polymerase II transcription subunit 30-like isoform X3, protein MMEEKPVISNAKNTQELAEEGLKYLEDTIESAFQILSSINDELCNPALWSTTSATHSSNGNNSDVSDSTHHVETGGGTLEEARLRYKSSVASLREVLSAIPNSLKACETDSTIGTSESQEDQAEIEKLEKQVTNLRKELTDKNKHLKLLIDQLRDLITDISMWQSPCSV, encoded by the exons ATGATGGAAGAGAAACCCGTGATTTCAAACGCAAAGAACACACAAGAATTAGCAGAAGAGGGGTTGAAGTATTTAGAGGACACAATTGAATCAGCATTTCAGATCCTTTCTTCCATTAATGATGAGCTCTGTAACCCTGCATTATGGTCAACGACATCTGCAACTCACTCTTCCAATGGCAACAACAGTGATGTTTCTGACTCAACACATCATGTTGAAACGGGAGGTGGAACCCTGGAAGAGGCTCGTCTTCGTTATAAATCTTCTGTGGCTTCTCTTCGAGAGGTTCTTTCGGCCATTCCCAATTCTC TGAAGGCATGTGAGACAGATTCCACCATTGGAACCTCAGAATCCCAAGAAGATCAGGCTGAAATTGAGAAACTTGAAAAGCAAGTGACCAATTTAAGAAAG GAACTTACAGATAAGAACAAGCATCTCAAGCTCCTAATCGATCAGCTTCGAGATCTTATCACTGACATTTCCATGTGGCAAAGTCCTTGTTCTGTTTGA
- the LOC122646825 gene encoding mediator of RNA polymerase II transcription subunit 30-like isoform X2, translating into MMEEKPVISNAKNTQELAEEGLKYLEDTIESAFQILSSINDELCNPALWSTTSATHSSNGNNSDVSDSTHHVETGGGTLEEARLRYKSSVASLREVLSAIPNSQKACETDSTIGTSESQEDQAEIEKLEKQVTNLRKELTDKNKHLKLLIDQLRDLITDISMWQSPCSV; encoded by the exons ATGATGGAAGAGAAACCCGTGATTTCAAACGCAAAGAACACACAAGAATTAGCAGAAGAGGGGTTGAAGTATTTAGAGGACACAATTGAATCAGCATTTCAGATCCTTTCTTCCATTAATGATGAGCTCTGTAACCCTGCATTATGGTCAACGACATCTGCAACTCACTCTTCCAATGGCAACAACAGTGATGTTTCTGACTCAACACATCATGTTGAAACGGGAGGTGGAACCCTGGAAGAGGCTCGTCTTCGTTATAAATCTTCTGTGGCTTCTCTTCGAGAGGTTCTTTCGGCCATTCCCAATTCTCAAAAG GCATGTGAGACAGATTCCACCATTGGAACCTCAGAATCCCAAGAAGATCAGGCTGAAATTGAGAAACTTGAAAAGCAAGTGACCAATTTAAGAAAG GAACTTACAGATAAGAACAAGCATCTCAAGCTCCTAATCGATCAGCTTCGAGATCTTATCACTGACATTTCCATGTGGCAAAGTCCTTGTTCTGTTTGA
- the LOC122646824 gene encoding calcineurin subunit B-like — translation MGNTSSMLTQYDIEEVQEHCNNTFSQQEIVSLYQRFCQLDRNGGGFISGEEFLSVPEFAVNPLSQRLLRMLDGLNFKEFVAFLAAFSSRASLQQKIEFIFKVYDSDCNGKVNFNDISEVLRDLTGSFISEQQRQQVLTHVLEEAGYSNDASFVLADFIKILGNSGMKMEVEVPVD, via the exons ATGGGAAACACTTCGTCGATGCTCACTCAATACGACATAGAAGAAGTCCAGGAGCACTGCAACAACACCT TTTCACAGCAGGAAATCGTCTCACTCTATCAGAGGTTCTGTCAGCTGGACAGAAATGGTGGTGGATTCATCTCGGGGGAGGAGTTCTTATCAGTGCCGGAGTTTGCTGTCAATCCTCTCTCTCAG AGATTGCTGAGGATGTTGGATGGCTTGAATTTCAAGGAATTTGTAGCTTTCTTGGCTGCATTCAGTTCACGTGCTAGTTTGCAACAGAAAATTGAAT TTATATTCAAGGTTTATGATTCGGACTGTAATGGGAAGGTTAACTTCAATGATATATCGGAGGTATTGCGTGATTTGACAGGATCATTCATCTCTGAACAGCAGAGGCAG CAAGTCCTGACCCATGTCCTTGAGGAAGCAGGCTACTCTAATGATGCTTCATTTGTCTTAGCAGACTTTATAAAG ATTCTTGGCAACTCGGGAATGAAGATGGAGGTTGAAGTTCCAGTGGACTGA